One window of Caldisericum exile AZM16c01 genomic DNA carries:
- a CDS encoding prepilin peptidase, protein MENIILLFDHLKVFFAVLFFVLGAIIGSFLNVVIYRLPRHESLVFPQSHCPICGHRLSTLDLIPIFSYVALRGKCRYCGAKIPPIYPIVESLTAILFSLTYLKFGLTLLSLKYLIFISVLIVVSFIDLFEGVVFDIVVIPAAIIGLIFGVFGNLKDTILGIIFYAIIFFLIITLSKLFYKEGGMGEGDLTTGTMIGAFLGFKFGIVAFILSFVIGAIAGILIMLISKKGGKTEIPFVPYMSIASVLAIFFGNYIFAFYLNLF, encoded by the coding sequence ATGGAAAATATTATACTTTTGTTTGATCATTTAAAAGTATTTTTTGCAGTTTTATTTTTTGTTTTAGGTGCTATTATAGGATCATTCTTAAATGTTGTGATTTATAGACTTCCCCGTCATGAATCACTTGTCTTTCCTCAGTCGCACTGTCCAATATGTGGGCACAGACTATCGACATTAGATTTAATTCCTATATTTAGTTATGTTGCTCTAAGAGGAAAATGCAGGTACTGCGGAGCAAAGATTCCCCCTATTTATCCAATTGTTGAATCTCTTACTGCGATACTATTTTCTTTAACATATTTAAAGTTTGGACTTACTCTACTTTCCTTAAAGTATTTAATTTTTATTTCAGTACTTATAGTTGTTTCCTTTATAGATTTATTTGAGGGTGTTGTTTTTGACATAGTAGTTATACCTGCTGCTATTATTGGTTTGATATTTGGTGTTTTTGGAAACCTTAAAGACACGATTTTGGGAATCATTTTTTATGCAATAATTTTCTTTCTTATAATCACACTATCAAAATTGTTCTATAAGGAAGGAGGTATGGGCGAAGGAGATTTAACGACAGGCACTATGATAGGTGCATTCCTTGGATTTAAGTTTGGCATTGTTGCTTTTATCCTTTCTTTTGTGATTGGTGCAATTGCAGGAATTCTTATAATGCTCATAAGCAAAAAAGGTGGAAAGACTGAAATACCATTTGTTCCATATATGTCTATTGCATCAGTCCTTGCAATATTTTTTGGAAATTATATTTTTGCTTTTTATTTAAATTTGTTTTAG
- a CDS encoding DUF1614 domain-containing protein — protein sequence MNNKNYIYFPFEFTMLIVLFVLFLLIYPVFFFLFAGGIVEAFSRLGFSPITGTLVFLLSLFGSAINIPITKITTQNPIVQERVVYFYGIPYKIPFVTEQTTVVAINFGGAIIPIFISIYEFLRILSAGRLDIALLTIIGIVIISIVVHSFAKPVKGVGIAVPFFIPPIITAIVALILSRQYAPIIAYVSGTLGTLIGADILNLNNVSELGAPVVSIGGAGTFDGIFLTGILSTLLV from the coding sequence ATGAACAACAAAAATTATATTTATTTTCCATTTGAATTTACTATGCTAATTGTCTTGTTCGTATTATTCTTACTTATTTATCCAGTTTTCTTTTTCTTATTTGCAGGCGGAATCGTTGAAGCATTCTCAAGGTTAGGATTTAGTCCCATAACAGGGACACTTGTTTTTCTTTTGTCTCTTTTTGGAAGTGCAATTAATATTCCAATAACAAAAATAACTACTCAAAACCCAATCGTTCAGGAAAGAGTTGTTTACTTTTATGGTATCCCATACAAAATTCCTTTTGTAACAGAACAAACAACAGTTGTAGCAATAAATTTTGGCGGTGCAATTATTCCTATATTTATCTCAATATACGAATTTCTTAGAATTCTTTCAGCGGGCCGTCTTGACATTGCTCTTCTTACAATTATTGGCATTGTAATCATCTCGATAGTAGTGCATTCATTTGCAAAGCCGGTGAAAGGTGTTGGAATTGCAGTGCCATTTTTTATACCACCAATAATAACTGCAATCGTTGCATTAATTCTTTCAAGACAATATGCGCCTATTATTGCCTATGTTAGCGGCACATTGGGAACACTCATTGGAGCAGACATTCTTAATTTAAATAATGTATCCGAGTTAGGCGCACCTGTTGTAAGTATTGGTGGAGCAGGTACATTTGACGGAATATTTTTAACAGGAATTCTTTCAACTCTTCTTGTATAG
- a CDS encoding cytochrome c biogenesis CcdA family protein: MGISLAEIIQATIAGFVSFISPCVLPLIPAYISYITGETLSELKSGETSTKKLLINSVAFVLGFSVVFILLGATATFVGKFLSRNKKLFEFIAGIIVIIFGLHTAQIVRFNFLGYEKKMNVRTSTPSLLKAFLMGFAFSFGWTPCVGPILGTILIMAGTHSQVLQGIILLTFYSLGLGIPFVITALAINKFFDAFKAIKRYFGQVEMFAGLLIIGIGLALVFGLGLHSDYIVATIIVSIGFAILSISKVSLRDAIGILTILGATYLALQVKFIDTGKINLNLVPFVLLLFAGIISMYKVGRQNE; the protein is encoded by the coding sequence ATGGGTATATCACTTGCTGAAATCATTCAAGCAACAATTGCAGGATTTGTTTCATTTATTTCACCATGCGTACTACCTTTAATTCCTGCATACATTTCATATATAACAGGAGAAACCCTTTCGGAACTTAAAAGTGGAGAGACGAGCACCAAAAAACTTTTAATAAACTCGGTTGCGTTTGTTTTAGGTTTTTCTGTTGTATTTATTCTATTAGGGGCAACTGCAACATTCGTGGGAAAATTTCTTTCAAGAAACAAAAAATTATTCGAATTTATTGCAGGAATAATCGTAATCATTTTTGGACTTCATACGGCACAGATTGTAAGGTTTAATTTTCTCGGTTACGAAAAGAAGATGAACGTAAGAACTTCAACTCCATCATTACTTAAGGCATTTCTTATGGGATTTGCTTTTAGTTTTGGGTGGACTCCATGCGTTGGACCAATTCTTGGCACAATTCTCATTATGGCAGGAACGCATTCTCAGGTATTACAAGGAATAATTCTTTTAACGTTCTATTCTTTGGGTTTGGGAATTCCTTTTGTTATTACTGCACTTGCAATTAACAAATTTTTTGATGCATTTAAGGCTATCAAGAGGTATTTTGGACAGGTTGAGATGTTTGCAGGATTGCTCATTATAGGAATTGGTCTTGCACTTGTTTTTGGACTGGGGCTACATTCAGATTACATAGTTGCAACGATTATCGTTTCGATTGGTTTTGCAATTTTGTCAATTAGTAAAGTAAGTTTAAGAGATGCAATCGGAATATTAACTATATTAGGTGCAACATACCTTGCTCTACAAGTAAAATTTATAGACACAGGGAAAATCAATTTAAATTTGGTTCCGTTTGTTCTTCTCTTATTTGCTGGTATAATTTCAATGTATAAGGTAGGTAGGCAAAATGAGTGA
- the rbfA gene encoding 30S ribosome-binding factor RbfA has product MSELRKHKIESAILREISTYMHSLDDPLLKSVTITHVEMSEDLRYAKVFYTIIGHENEEEEIKQRLIKATRRIQRDVAQRLKNMKFVPLLNFHFDLSIQKGNRVLEILDKVEKELKEKGEESGES; this is encoded by the coding sequence ATGAGTGAATTAAGAAAGCATAAAATTGAGTCAGCAATTTTGAGGGAGATTTCAACCTACATGCACTCCCTTGATGATCCGTTACTCAAAAGTGTTACTATTACGCATGTAGAAATGTCAGAGGATTTAAGATATGCAAAAGTTTTTTACACCATTATCGGGCACGAAAATGAAGAGGAAGAAATTAAACAAAGACTAATAAAAGCAACAAGAAGAATTCAAAGAGATGTTGCACAAAGGCTTAAGAATATGAAGTTCGTGCCACTTTTAAACTTTCATTTTGACTTATCAATACAAAAGGGAAATAGAGTTCTTGAAATCTTAGATAAAGTAGAAAAAGAACTAAAAGAAAAAGGGGAAGAGAGTGGAGAGTCTTAA
- a CDS encoding DHH family phosphoesterase, with the protein MESLKEIKNIISNSNSIFLTTHINADGDGMGSMLGLGMSLEHLGKKVFYFVPGEAPIHFAFLKNFKSINKNLDEGKFAEIFILIDAPNIDRVEGFTFDLSAFKKIIRIDHHLSNENFSHVKYVKVGYPSTSCLVFELIKELDLPIDKDIADALYTGLLTDTGSFRFNNTSEVAFDIARKLVLSGARPYYISRMVYEMETLTHLKLLGLALLRLEIVDKIGFSYITQEDFKSYNANENDTEGIVDYLRKEKDIEVVLFVRELQDGGYKGSLRSKNHIDVRKIAEIFGGGGHKEAAGFKTTLSKEEILNIVRKAIKDEEKNCS; encoded by the coding sequence GTGGAGAGTCTTAAAGAAATAAAAAATATCATTTCAAATAGTAATTCGATTTTTCTTACAACTCACATAAATGCAGATGGAGATGGCATGGGCTCAATGCTTGGACTTGGAATGTCGTTAGAACATTTAGGCAAAAAAGTATTTTATTTTGTCCCAGGAGAGGCACCAATTCATTTTGCATTTCTGAAAAATTTTAAAAGCATTAACAAGAACCTCGATGAAGGAAAATTTGCAGAAATTTTTATTTTAATCGATGCTCCTAATATTGACAGAGTTGAAGGATTTACATTTGACTTAAGCGCTTTTAAGAAAATAATAAGAATCGACCATCACTTAAGCAATGAAAATTTCTCTCATGTTAAGTATGTAAAAGTTGGATACCCATCTACCTCTTGCCTTGTTTTTGAATTGATTAAAGAACTTGATCTTCCGATAGATAAGGATATAGCAGACGCTCTTTACACAGGACTCCTCACCGACACTGGTTCTTTCCGTTTTAATAACACTTCCGAAGTTGCTTTTGATATTGCAAGAAAACTTGTTTTAAGTGGTGCAAGACCATATTACATTTCAAGGATGGTTTATGAGATGGAAACCTTAACTCACTTGAAACTTCTTGGCCTTGCATTACTCCGTCTTGAAATTGTGGACAAAATTGGCTTTTCATATATTACTCAGGAGGATTTTAAGAGTTACAATGCTAACGAAAATGACACAGAAGGGATAGTTGACTATCTCAGAAAGGAAAAGGATATTGAAGTTGTTCTTTTTGTAAGAGAACTTCAAGATGGCGGATATAAGGGAAGTTTGCGAAGCAAAAATCATATTGATGTAAGAAAAATTGCAGAAATATTTGGTGGTGGAGGACACAAGGAAGCGGCAGGATTTAAAACAACTTTAAGCAAAGAAGAAATTTTAAACATTGTCCGCAAAGCAATAAAAGATGAAGAAAAAAATTGCTCTTGA
- the sppA gene encoding signal peptide peptidase SppA has protein sequence MKKKIALDIIVFSLIVLFIYFAVFKNNINIKTDNLIAVVYLEGIIGEVGKNSFNSNDVKKIFNELEQAKPKGIVLRISSPGGTVYETDKIYNLIKQFKIKNNIKVYVSMGEVCASGGYYIAMASDSIFAEPLTETGSIGVIMSLVNYEELLNKVGINIITIKSGKYKDIGSPYRKLTPEEKTMFEEIIFEMYEKFIGVVKENRINLSESTIRNLAQGQIYLGSKAYKLGLVDKIGLVDKIGTLDDAISELKKDLNLKTINIKEYKIQKSFLEGILSTTSNIIQQIKNPSQIIFEYKLSE, from the coding sequence ATGAAGAAAAAAATTGCTCTTGACATAATTGTATTCTCACTTATAGTCCTCTTTATATATTTTGCCGTCTTTAAAAACAATATTAACATAAAAACTGATAATCTTATTGCGGTTGTTTATCTTGAAGGTATTATTGGCGAAGTTGGTAAAAACTCCTTTAATTCAAACGACGTGAAAAAGATATTTAACGAACTTGAACAAGCTAAACCAAAAGGAATAGTTTTGAGAATTTCAAGTCCCGGTGGAACTGTTTATGAGACTGACAAAATTTACAATTTGATAAAGCAGTTCAAAATCAAAAATAATATTAAAGTTTATGTTTCTATGGGAGAAGTATGTGCATCTGGTGGATACTACATAGCAATGGCATCGGATAGTATTTTTGCTGAACCTCTAACGGAAACTGGAAGCATTGGAGTAATAATGAGTCTTGTAAATTATGAAGAACTCCTAAACAAAGTCGGAATCAATATTATTACTATTAAAAGTGGAAAATACAAGGACATTGGTTCACCCTACAGAAAATTAACACCTGAAGAGAAAACTATGTTTGAGGAAATAATTTTTGAAATGTACGAAAAATTTATAGGCGTGGTAAAAGAAAATAGGATTAATTTGAGTGAAAGCACTATTAGAAATTTAGCACAAGGACAAATTTATCTCGGGAGTAAAGCATATAAACTTGGCCTCGTTGATAAAATTGGCCTCGTTGATAAAATTGGAACATTAGATGATGCAATTAGCGAACTCAAAAAAGATCTGAACTTAAAGACTATAAACATAAAAGAATACAAAATTCAAAAATCGTTTCTGGAAGGTATACTTTCAACCACATCTAACATTATACAACAAATTAAAAATCCTTCTCAAATAATTTTTGAATATAAATTAAGCGAATGA
- a CDS encoding YIP1 family protein, producing MLIEKIIKVIKSPHRAFEEETQTSAFILFLLLSGAIIYLYSVAFVKFGLKRATNFLPELTNELIQALQSTVTSYKFLYITLIFPFIATIVSSSIYELLAQIMFKKSNGIKLMKNLAFASTPMLISRLLYVIFSFFNVGYSQGINILFIIWEVILSILAISKAYEIETSKANLLFFAPFIIILLILIPAII from the coding sequence ATGCTTATTGAAAAAATAATTAAGGTCATAAAATCACCTCACAGGGCATTTGAAGAAGAAACACAAACCTCTGCTTTTATCCTGTTTCTACTTCTCAGTGGTGCAATTATATATTTGTATTCAGTTGCATTTGTAAAATTCGGACTAAAAAGAGCTACCAATTTCCTTCCTGAACTAACAAATGAATTGATACAAGCTTTGCAAAGCACTGTAACATCTTATAAATTTCTCTACATTACGCTTATTTTCCCCTTCATCGCTACAATTGTTTCCTCATCAATTTATGAACTACTTGCACAAATTATGTTCAAAAAAAGCAACGGCATAAAACTTATGAAAAATCTTGCATTTGCATCTACACCAATGTTAATTTCAAGACTCTTATATGTTATATTTTCATTTTTTAATGTAGGTTATTCCCAGGGAATTAACATTCTTTTTATAATTTGGGAAGTAATACTTTCTATTTTAGCGATAAGTAAAGCATATGAAATAGAAACATCGAAAGCGAACCTTCTTTTCTTTGCTCCTTTTATTATAATACTCCTTATACTAATTCCTGCTATAATATAG
- a CDS encoding ATP-dependent helicase, whose protein sequence is MKENYLNDLNSAQIEAVTYIEGPLLVYAGAGSGKTKVITYKIAYLIDAISIRPSQILAVTFTNKAAQEMKERTEHIIGEEIKDLFIGTFHSICAKILRREIKFLGYKENFTILDEDDSTNVIKDIMKDLNLDPKYINPNEIKDYISKAKMNLIDASKFTYSDYFEQVVSKIYKRYEKILRENNALDFDDLIMLTIKLFQENEYVLHYYQTKFRHVLVDEYQDVNRMQYELIKILTEKTRRFTLVGDDDQSIYSFRGASSEFIDRIYEDFPDLKVVKLERNYRSPQEILDIANKLIKHNKRRTEKELFSDIHIENAISFYEALDELDEARFVVNKIESLKEEKGYKNKDFAILYRTNFQSRAFEEYLIQEGIPYQVIGGQKFYGRAEIKDIIAYLTLINNPNDNISFKRIVNIPPRKIGEKTIEELEKVAEEKGKSLFESIQEFLLIKESKPLKEFYELIKELQELSQTQPLPRFVEEVVSKVKYIKYLQEKFKEDSEERIGNVKEFENMVINFTRETEDANLSSLLTQISLITSIDEAKNEDRVSLMTLHAAKGLEFPVVFLVGLEEGLLPHFRSLETTKDIEEERRLCYVGITRAKEKLFLTYALRRSKFGSLNPTKTSRFLQEIEVFEYNKEKEEQHVFAIKKGDTVLHKVWGLGKVLDVVYDGDIPFATIDFLKIGVKNLDLRYAPLEKVR, encoded by the coding sequence ATGAAAGAAAATTATCTTAATGACTTAAACTCTGCCCAAATTGAGGCGGTAACATATATTGAAGGACCACTTTTGGTATATGCAGGGGCAGGCTCTGGCAAAACAAAGGTAATCACATACAAGATTGCATATCTCATTGACGCAATCTCCATAAGACCTTCACAAATTCTTGCGGTAACATTCACAAACAAAGCAGCACAGGAGATGAAAGAAAGAACTGAACACATAATAGGTGAAGAAATAAAAGATCTTTTTATAGGGACGTTTCACTCCATATGTGCAAAAATTTTAAGAAGAGAAATTAAATTTCTGGGATACAAAGAAAATTTTACCATTCTCGATGAAGATGATTCAACAAATGTAATAAAAGATATCATGAAGGATCTAAACTTGGATCCAAAATATATCAACCCAAACGAGATAAAGGATTACATTTCAAAAGCAAAAATGAACCTAATTGATGCAAGCAAGTTTACTTACAGTGACTATTTTGAACAAGTTGTTTCAAAAATCTACAAAAGATACGAAAAGATTCTAAGAGAAAATAACGCACTTGATTTTGATGATCTTATAATGCTTACAATTAAACTCTTTCAGGAAAACGAGTATGTTTTGCACTACTATCAAACAAAATTCAGACACGTACTTGTAGACGAATATCAGGATGTAAATAGAATGCAATATGAACTCATAAAAATACTCACTGAAAAGACAAGGAGATTTACCCTTGTTGGTGATGATGACCAGAGTATATACTCATTTAGAGGTGCGAGTTCAGAATTTATTGACAGAATTTATGAAGATTTTCCAGACTTAAAAGTTGTAAAACTTGAAAGAAATTATAGGTCCCCACAAGAAATACTTGACATTGCAAACAAGCTCATTAAGCATAATAAAAGAAGAACTGAGAAAGAACTTTTCTCAGACATCCATATTGAAAATGCAATCAGTTTTTACGAAGCACTTGATGAATTAGATGAAGCAAGATTTGTGGTAAACAAAATTGAAAGTTTAAAAGAAGAGAAAGGCTATAAAAACAAAGACTTTGCAATACTCTATAGAACAAATTTCCAGTCAAGAGCCTTTGAAGAATACCTCATTCAGGAAGGAATTCCATATCAAGTAATTGGAGGCCAAAAGTTCTATGGAAGAGCAGAAATTAAGGATATCATTGCATATCTCACACTTATAAATAACCCGAATGATAATATAAGTTTTAAAAGAATAGTTAATATCCCTCCAAGAAAAATTGGAGAAAAGACAATAGAAGAGTTAGAAAAAGTTGCAGAAGAAAAAGGAAAGTCACTTTTTGAAAGCATTCAAGAATTCCTTTTAATAAAAGAATCAAAACCTTTAAAGGAATTTTATGAACTAATAAAAGAGTTGCAAGAACTTTCGCAAACTCAACCACTCCCACGTTTCGTAGAAGAAGTGGTCTCGAAAGTAAAATATATCAAGTATCTTCAGGAGAAGTTTAAAGAAGATAGCGAAGAAAGAATAGGCAACGTTAAAGAATTTGAAAACATGGTTATTAATTTTACAAGAGAAACAGAAGATGCAAATCTTTCATCACTTCTTACACAAATTTCCCTAATAACGAGTATAGATGAAGCGAAAAATGAGGACAGAGTATCATTAATGACACTCCACGCAGCAAAAGGTCTTGAATTTCCTGTGGTATTCCTTGTTGGACTTGAAGAAGGTCTACTCCCTCACTTTAGATCTCTCGAAACAACAAAAGATATCGAAGAAGAGAGAAGATTATGTTACGTTGGCATAACAAGAGCAAAGGAAAAACTATTCCTAACATATGCGCTAAGAAGATCAAAGTTTGGAAGCCTTAATCCAACAAAGACTTCAAGATTTCTACAAGAAATAGAAGTTTTCGAATACAATAAAGAGAAAGAAGAACAACATGTATTTGCAATAAAGAAGGGTGATACGGTGCTACATAAAGTTTGGGGTTTGGGAAAAGTTTTGGATGTTGTTTACGATGGTGACATTCCATTTGCAACTATTGATTTTTTGAAAATTGGAGTTAAGAATCTCGATCTTCGTTATGCGCCGCTTGAAAAAGTAAGATGA
- a CDS encoding hotdog fold domain-containing protein — translation MNIQLKDGFTYAEFSLDKDYEGYPGIIHGGIIAAILDDIMANVKFLEGYILYTVELDIRYLKHCLVDQRLFAYGYQKDIKHNIFYAYGEIKDESGEIKATGFGKYFIKGVYK, via the coding sequence TTGAACATACAGTTAAAAGATGGCTTTACCTATGCTGAGTTTTCGTTGGATAAAGATTATGAAGGATATCCTGGTATTATACATGGCGGTATTATTGCAGCAATTCTTGACGACATAATGGCAAATGTAAAATTTCTTGAAGGTTATATTCTTTACACCGTTGAGCTTGATATAAGATATTTGAAACACTGCCTTGTCGACCAAAGACTCTTTGCATATGGATACCAAAAGGATATAAAACACAATATCTTTTATGCATACGGTGAAATAAAGGATGAAAGTGGTGAAATAAAAGCAACAGGATTTGGCAAGTATTTCATTAAGGGGGTGTATAAATAA
- a CDS encoding transglycosylase domain-containing protein has product MEEMNKNKKKKRSILKAIIVTLIVFVLIIGLIGGTVFAIYINKAKQGLPNIDIYTFSPDQASQIFDYKGNLITNVYATENRIYVKLSEISPIAIKAVLAQEDKRFYEHGALDYKGILRAIYVAIISRGRTIEGASTITQQLARTMFLTQERTIDRKIKEALLATELEKRFTKDQILEMYLNQVYFGSGAYGIEQASLTYFGKHAKDLDLAEGAMLAGIIQAPSEYNPYANFDYAKTAQKEVLDKMLSYKMISQDEYNKAINEEIKLTNKPVEKDNMGYVIDYVKDFVASKFGSTMLYAGGLKIYTTVIPELQKAATQAIDEVLNKAENDNIFPKGKKDSKGVIQPQAALTAINANTGAILAMVGGRDYDNTKYNRTVALKQPGSSFKIFDYTSAILYGSITPSSIILSENYTIDNWTPHEWEGKYFGYLSVREALNQSSNVCAVKTALSVGLERVIFTARKFGITTPLNPYPSIAIGSFEIKQLEMANAYATLGNGGIYHEPYIVTKILSSDGRVLYEHQDQSYRAIPEDVAYIMNNLFSYVMAHKSNAKISGLPSAGKTGSTDNWRDAWFDGYTPNISVSVWVGPDSDEITFPDVMNAGARFPAMIWRKFMLVAMNYFPKNDFAKPQNITFKNAYDDTGYLTDKPSDGKTIIKYAYHNGFLPGTDIRDLGFVVVRVVKDSGLLAPPTCPLDLTEERVFIKGTEPTQYDPRYETVTQTLSISTDKDTYKVGEPINISVDASQFDLSNKTLNLIIDNLPVANLTNEQNGFYNYSILALRTGDMKIEAYLKDSNGNVVAYGEKIITINP; this is encoded by the coding sequence ATGGAAGAGATGAACAAAAATAAGAAAAAGAAAAGATCTATACTTAAGGCAATTATAGTTACACTTATTGTTTTTGTGTTAATTATCGGCTTAATCGGTGGGACAGTCTTTGCAATTTATATAAATAAAGCAAAACAAGGACTTCCGAATATTGATATATATACATTTTCTCCTGATCAAGCCTCTCAAATTTTCGACTACAAAGGCAATCTTATTACTAATGTTTATGCAACAGAAAATAGAATTTACGTAAAACTGAGCGAAATTTCACCTATTGCAATAAAGGCTGTGCTTGCACAGGAAGATAAACGTTTCTATGAGCACGGAGCACTTGATTACAAAGGTATTCTAAGAGCAATTTACGTTGCAATAATAAGCAGGGGTAGAACAATTGAAGGTGCAAGTACTATCACACAACAACTTGCAAGAACGATGTTTTTAACACAGGAAAGAACTATAGATAGAAAAATAAAGGAAGCATTACTTGCAACAGAACTTGAAAAAAGATTTACAAAGGATCAAATTTTGGAAATGTACTTAAACCAAGTGTATTTTGGTTCTGGAGCATACGGTATAGAGCAGGCGTCTTTGACTTACTTTGGAAAACACGCAAAAGACCTTGACCTTGCCGAAGGTGCAATGCTTGCTGGAATAATCCAGGCACCTTCGGAATACAATCCTTACGCAAATTTTGATTATGCAAAGACTGCACAAAAAGAAGTCCTTGATAAGATGCTTTCATACAAGATGATAAGTCAAGATGAATATAACAAGGCAATTAATGAGGAAATAAAATTAACTAATAAACCAGTTGAAAAGGACAATATGGGGTATGTGATTGACTACGTCAAAGACTTTGTTGCATCGAAATTTGGGTCCACGATGTTGTATGCAGGTGGCTTAAAAATATACACGACGGTAATTCCAGAACTACAAAAGGCAGCAACACAAGCAATAGACGAAGTATTAAATAAAGCGGAGAATGATAATATATTCCCGAAGGGTAAAAAAGATTCAAAGGGTGTAATTCAACCACAGGCAGCACTTACTGCAATCAATGCTAATACTGGTGCAATCCTTGCGATGGTTGGGGGAAGAGATTACGACAACACAAAGTATAATAGAACCGTTGCACTAAAACAACCTGGGTCTTCCTTTAAGATCTTCGACTATACTTCTGCAATCTTATATGGTTCTATTACACCATCTTCGATAATCCTCTCTGAAAACTACACTATTGACAACTGGACCCCACATGAGTGGGAAGGAAAATACTTTGGGTACCTGAGTGTAAGAGAAGCCCTTAATCAATCTTCAAATGTTTGCGCAGTAAAAACAGCTTTGAGTGTCGGACTTGAACGTGTGATATTTACTGCAAGAAAATTTGGTATCACAACTCCATTAAATCCTTACCCATCTATTGCAATAGGAAGTTTTGAAATAAAACAACTTGAAATGGCAAATGCCTATGCAACATTAGGAAATGGAGGTATATACCACGAGCCTTACATCGTAACAAAGATACTTTCATCAGACGGAAGAGTTCTTTACGAACATCAGGATCAATCATATAGGGCAATCCCAGAAGATGTAGCTTATATAATGAATAATTTATTTAGTTATGTCATGGCACATAAATCCAACGCAAAAATAAGCGGACTTCCGTCAGCAGGTAAGACAGGAAGTACTGATAACTGGCGAGACGCATGGTTCGACGGTTACACACCAAATATTTCTGTAAGTGTGTGGGTTGGTCCTGACTCAGATGAAATTACATTTCCCGATGTAATGAATGCAGGCGCAAGATTTCCTGCAATGATCTGGAGAAAATTTATGCTCGTTGCAATGAACTATTTTCCAAAGAACGATTTTGCTAAGCCTCAAAATATTACATTTAAAAATGCATATGATGACACAGGATACTTAACAGATAAGCCATCCGACGGTAAGACAATAATAAAGTATGCATATCACAACGGGTTTTTACCAGGAACAGATATAAGAGATCTTGGGTTTGTAGTTGTAAGAGTGGTAAAAGATTCTGGTCTTCTTGCACCTCCCACATGCCCTTTGGATCTAACTGAAGAAAGGGTATTTATTAAAGGCACAGAACCGACACAGTATGACCCAAGATATGAAACTGTAACTCAAACTTTGTCTATTTCAACCGATAAAGATACCTATAAGGTTGGAGAACCTATTAATATTTCAGTCGATGCATCTCAATTTGATTTAAGTAACAAAACCTTAAATCTTATAATCGATAACTTACCAGTTGCAAATCTTACAAACGAGCAAAACGGGTTTTATAATTATTCTATACTTGCATTACGAACTGGCGATATGAAAATTGAAGCCTACTTAAAGGACTCAAACGGAAATGTTGTTGCATATGGAGAAAAAATAATTACAATAAATCCATAG